AATGGTTCGTATACTTTTTAATACGTCTCTTTTAGAAAAGCATTATTCTAAAAAGAATGAGCGTTAAATTTACTCAAAATATCTTCTTGATCGCATGGGCTCGCATCCATGGAGGGCTAATAGCATTAATGAAAGAGCCTTAATTTGATAATCTGTTACTTTTTGCTGTCTACGCATACGATTGTGTAATAATTTATTGTGTGCTATCAATTGTAATCTCCGATATGTTCATATTTATTTTCTAATTTCACCCTAATTTTATGAAAATGCTCTTATGGCCAAATCAATTAAAGAAATAGCACAGGAACTCAATGTGTCTAAATCAACTGTTTCATTAGTCATTAATCACAAAGCCGAGCGAGCACGCATTAGCAAGGAATTGGAAAACCGCGTACTTGCATACGTTGAAAAAGTTGGCTATAAGCCCAATGCTCTCGCGAAGAGTTTAGCTACGGGGCGATCAAATACCATTGGTCTAATTGTAGAGAATATTGGGGATTCTTTTTTTGGTCCATTTGCATTGTATGTAGAGGAATTGTTCCGAAAGAAAAATTATCACGTCCTCTACAGTAGTACGCTTGGAGATTCGCAAAATGCACGCGATATTATCGATTCGATGTTGGAAAAGAAAGTAGAGGGTATTATCTTAGCCCCGACGATAGATTTAGAGGACTATCAGCGCAAAATATTGGAGCATAAGGTACCGTTGGTCGTTTTTGATAGAAATTCTCCAGCAGTTGAAACCCATTATGTGCATATTGACAATGAAGAGAGTGGGAAGACTGCATGTGACCATTTAAAATCTATTGGTTGTAGAAACTTTGGATTGGTAACCATCGATTCGGGTCAACCACAAATGCTGGCACGCAAACGCGCTTATTTGGAATTTTGTGAGGCTTATGGCATGGAGCCTCGCATACTGCAATTACCCTATCAGCATCTGAAACAGAAAGGCACACGTATGTTGAAAAATTGGGCAACTAAGCAGCCTGGATTAGATGGTCTTTTTTTTACCACAAATTATCTTTGTATTCTCGGATTAAAGGCCCTGCGGTCGGCGGATGAAAATAACTATGATTTTCCGATGTTTTCCTTTGATGACCATGAGTTGTTTGATCTTTTAAATCCTAAGATCTCCTGTATACAACAACCATTGGAACCTCTGGCCAAAACTTGTGTGAAAGTTTTGTTAAAGGAAATAGATCAAGGGATATCCACACCAAAAGAATATATCATCTCAACAAAATTGATCCGGCGCTAAAATGGGGCAACAATGGATATATAAAAAGTGAATTGTAAAAATCATAAGACGCGTTTGTCCAATTACAGGTCTTTATTTTGATTTAATATTCTTTTTTATATCTTTACTAATACGTTTTAGTAGAAATATTTTTATATATCCTAAATAATGAAAAAATCTATAAGTGTTTTTCTGGGTTCGTTATTGTCTTTTGGTTTGTTTTGCGCAAAACCGGTTTTGGCTCAGAAATTTAGAGGGCAGCAGTTAGAAGCTGTCGATCTTGTTAATCCATTAATGGGTACAGAATCCAAATTTGAGTTGTCCAATGGTAATACCTATCCCTCAATAGCGCGACCTTGGGGGATGAATATGTGGACACCTCAAACGGGGAAAAATGGCGACGGATGGCAGTATCAATATACTGCGGATAAGATTCGTGGTTTAAAACAGACTCACCAGCCATCACCCTGGATGAATGATTACGGTGTTTTTTCAATCATGCCTGTGACTGGAAAGCCCGTATTTGATCAAGAGGAGCGTGCGAGCTGGTTTTCGCACAAAGCGGAGATTGTAAAACCTTATTATTATTCGGTTTATCTAGCGGACCACGATGTGACTGCTGAGATGACTCCAACAGACCGCGCAGCAATGTTTAGGATCTCGTTTAATAAAACAGAAGATGCGTATATTGTTTTGGATGCTTATGAAAAGGGATCGGAAGTTCAGATTATTCCAGAAAAAAATATGATCATTGGCTATTCTTCGAAATATGCACGGGGCCCACTGCCTGCTAATTTCAAGAATTATTTTGTTTTGGTTTTTGATCAACCTTTTGCAAGTGTCGCTACTTGGGAAGGCAAAGAGAAGAAGGATGGGCAACTTCAGATCAAAGGTGATCACACTGGTGCAATCGTAGGGTTTAAGGTAAAAGACAAATCGAAACCAGTACAGGTGAAGGTAGCGTCTTCCTTTATCAGTGCCGAACAAGCCTTATTGAACTTAAATGAGTTGGGAAATAAATCTTTCGATCAAGTGAAAGAAGACGGACGTCAGATCTGGAATTCTACCTTAGGGAAAATTAAAGTAGAAGGTGATGACATCGACCAGTTGCGTACATTTTATTCGACTATGTATCGTACCTTATTTTTCCCGAACAAGTTATATGAAATTGATGCGCAAGGAAAGGTTGTACATTACAGTCCATATAATGGAAAAACACTTCCTGGCTATTTATTTGGAGGAACAGGTTTTTGGGATACTTTTAGAGCGTTGTATCCATTCTTAAACTTTATGTATCCTTCCATTAATAAGGAAATGCAGGAAGGTCTTCTCAATGCTTATTTGGAAGGAGGCTTTCTGCCTGAATGGAGTAGTCCTGGATATGCCGATATTATGGTGGGTAACAATTCTGCTTCGGTGGTTTCGGATGCTTATATGAAGGGATTACGCGGTTATGATATCAATAAGTTATACGAAGCTTTACAACACGGCGCTAATAACGAAGGACCAATGAGTGCTGTTGGAAGAAAAGGTGTTGACTATTACAATAGTTTGGGGTACGTGCCATATGATGTTAAAATCAATGAAAATGCAGCACGTACTTTAGAATATGCCTATGACGATTTCACGATCTACCAATTGGCAAAAGCGTTGAACCGTCCGAAGGCTGAAATTGATTTGTATGCTAAGCGTGCGCAGAACTATAAGAATTTATTTGATCCATCGACCAATCTTATGCGTGGAAAGAATAAAGATGGAAAATTCCAGGCTCCTTTTAATCCATTAAAATGGGGTGACGCATTCACCGAAGGAAATAGCTGGCATTATTCGTGGAGCGTATTTCACGATGTTCAGGGGCTGATCGACCTAATGGGAGGAGAAAAGACATTTGTGAGCATGTTGGATTCGGTGTTTGTCCAGTCTCCAGATTTCGACGATAGCTATTATGGCGGTATTATCCATGAAATACGCGAAATGCAAGTTGCGAATATGGGGCAATATGCACATGGTAATCAGCCAATTCAGCATATGCCATATTTGTACAATTACGCTGGCCAACCTTGGAAAACACAATATTGGGTGCGTCAAGTGATGGATCGCATGTATAAGCCTACACCTGATGGCTATTGTGGTGACGAAGATAATGGTCAAACTTCTGCATGGTATGTTTTTTCAGCACTGGGATTCTATCCTGTTTGTCCGGCAACGGATGAATATGTGCTCGGAGCGCCATTATTTAAAAAAGCGACCTTAACATTTGAAAATGGTAAGACGTTGACCATTGATGCTCCAAAGAATTCTACTGAAAATGTATATGTAAATACATTGCAAATGAACGGTAAGGACTATGGTAAGAACTGGTTAAGTCACAGAGCATTGCATGAAGGTGGGACACTTAATTTTGACATGGCGGCAAAGCCTAATTATACGAGGGGAGCGTCCAAAAATTCAGCGCCTTATTCAATGACAACAGATTTGCTAACAAATATCAAGTTGAAATCGAACAAAAAGAAATAATCATTAGGTTATGATAAACTTAAAAAACTTAAAAATCGTTGTTACTGTATTTGGCTTGGTATACTCTTGTTCCCTTTTTGCGCAGGACAACTGGAAACATACCGAAAATGACCGCAAGGTTGCTGTGGATATTGATAGTATCAGTAAAGGTGGTTATACCCTAATTTGGATTAATAAAGACAAAGATTTTAGTGCTTCTTTAAAAGAAAGGCTGGTAGCGGCATATTTTACCAACTATCCTAAACTAGCCAAGAAATATAATAAAAAGACTATAAAAAAGGTCTCTTTTGTTATTGATCCGGACTATAAAGGTGTGGCAGCGACAGCGGGTGGGATTGTCCGTTATAGTCCAGCCTGGTTTGCCAAAAATCCAGGGGATATTGACGTGGTTACCCATGAAGTCATGCATATTGTTCAAGCATACCCCGATGGGGCGGGCCCGTGGTGGATTACGGAAGGGATAGCCGATTTTGTCCGATTTGATGATGGCATAGATAATGCGGGGGCAAACTGGAAGCTGCCAGAATATAACGAAAAGCAGAAATACACCGATTCTTATCGTATTACAGCGCGCTTTTTGTACTGGATCAATCTACATGTAAAGAAGGATTTTGTCAAAAAATTGGATGCAGCGATGCGTAGCAAAAGCTATAGTGATGCTTTTTGGAAAGTGGAGACGGGTAAAACTATTGATGAGCTATGGGCCGATTATAGCCAAAATCCCACACTATAATTCATAAGCGATGAATATCAGAAGTTTAGTCTTTTTGGGATTAATTAGTTTCCCATATCTATTAAAGGCACAAGAAACTAAATTAGTTCAGTATGTCAAACCACTCATCGGAACGGCGAAAATGGGACATACTTTTCCGGGGGCGACAGTTCCATTCGGTGCTGTACAATTAAGTCCTGATACGGATACATTATCTTATGCTGTCAATGGACGGTACAACGGTGATGTTTATAAATATTGTGCTGGTTATCAGTATGATGATCCGACGATTGTCGGGTTTAGTCATACACATTTTAGTGGCACAGGTCACTCCGATCTTGGTGATATACAGATCATGCCGACACAAGGAAAAGTTCAATTAAACCCGGGAACAGCTGATCGACCACAAGATGGTTATCGATCGTCCTATTCGCATGCCAATGAACGAGCTGAGGCCAACTATTACAGTGTTTTACTGGATAAACATCAGATTAAGGCTGAATTAACGACTACAACACGTGTAGGGCTCCACCGTTATACATTCAAAGAGTCTGACGCTTCACATCTTATCGTAGATCTAACTGCTGGGATTTATAATTATGATGGCAAGAATGTTTGGACCGTTGTCAAGGTATTGAACGATTCAACACTGGTAGGCTACCGTCAAACAAACGGTTGGTCGAGAACGCGCACCGTATACTTTGCAATAAAGACCTCAAAAGCTTTTAAGAATTATGGCGCCAAGTATGAAGATGGAAAATCTGTGTATAATGGTTTCTGGCGTAAGTTTGATCAACAAAATAATTTCCCCGACCTTGCAGCGCACAATATTAAGCTACACTTGGATTTTGATACAAAAGCACAAGAATCCATCCTTCTGAAAGTAGCTTTAAGTCCAGTAAGCATGAAGAATGCATTGGCCAATATGGAGGCTGAGGCTCCGGACTGGAATTTTGATGGCTACGTTAAGAAAGGCCAAGAAGCCTGGGAAAAGGAGCTGCATAAGATAGAAGCTGAAATGTTGAACAAGGAAGACCTGGTTAATTTTTATACAGCCATGTACCATGCAAGCTTAATGCCGACAGTCTATATGGATACGAATGGTGAATATAAAGGCTTGGATCAGGAGGTGCACCGTGCCAAAGGTTTTACGAATTATACCTCATTTTCGCTGTGGGATACTTATCGGGCTTTTCATCCGCTGTTGAATTTAATTAACCCTTCCCGTAATGCTGATATTGTGGCATCCATGATGGCTCATTATGACCAGAGTGTATTGAAGATGTTGCCGATTTGGTCGCATTATGCGAATGATAATTGGTGCATGAGTGGCTATCATTCGGTGTCTGTTATTGTTGATGCAATACTTAAAGGCGTTTACAAAGGTGATGCAGAAGCCGCTCTAGCGGCTTGCGTACAAACGGCAAATGCACGTCAGTATGAGGGAATTGGTCCTTACATTGATAAGGGATATGTTCCTGCAGATGTATCGGGAACATCCGTTTCTAATACATTGGAATATGCGTATGACGATTGGTGCATAGCGCAATTGGCGAAAAAATTGGGAAAAGAGGATATTTACACGACCTTTTCTAAAAGAGCTGAAAGCTGGAAATCACTCTATGATTCCTCCATTGGATTTATGCGTCCGAAGAGTTCTGCTGGTAAATTTCAGGAGAAATTTGATGTTTTAGATACACATGGACAAGGATTTATTGAAGGGAATTCATGGAATTACAGCCTGTATGTACCACATCAACCTACTGAAATGATGGCATTAATGGGAGGTCACCGACGTTTAGAGTCTTATTTGGATTCACTGTTTACCATGGAATTACCGGATAAATATTTTGAACATACGGAGGATATTACCCGGGATGGCATTATCGGAAATTACGTGCATGGAAATGAGCCTTCACATCATGTGGCATACTTGTACAATATAACCAAGAGCCCATGGAAAACCCAGGCCCGCGTCAGACAGATCATACGGAATCAGTATCACAATGGCCATGCGGGTTTAGGGGGAAATGATGACTGTGGACAAATGTCGGCATGGTATCTATTTACGGCACTCGGTTTTTATCCAGTGGCACCTGGTGAAGATAGTTATTGGATTGGCAGTCCATTGGTAAAATCGGCAAAGGTTAACCTTGAAAATGGACGCAGTCTTTCCATAGTTGCTCGTAACCAGTCTGAAAAGAATGTTTACGTTAAATCCGTTTCTTTAAATGGGCGAAAATTAGCTGATTTGCTACTACCCTATAGCAGTATTATAAATGGTGGTGAATTAATCTTCGAAATGAGCAATAAACCGAACAAATAGGAGTAAAGAAAGATTACAATAAAGAAGACCCCTCGTTTACGAGGGGTTTTTATGTTCTCTTACAGTCTGAATGGTCGGTACTATCGAGCTGGTATTCATCTAATTGTTGAGTTTTCTGTTCGTTTTTTGGTTTGTTTGCGTCATGGCGTTACAATTAGAAAAAAAATTAATTGAATATGCCATTTTAGCAAAATCATATTTTTTTACGTAAAAAACCAGTTTTTAGCTTATAAATTGCTTAATGCTACTAACTAAACCAGTTTAGCAAATTAGAAAAATAACACAAAAAATTTTTTTTTCTCGTTTTTCTATATATCTTCAATATAACCAAGAGAGATACGTGCTAACCAATTAGTAAACCGATCCGTTTTAACATTTCTGATGTTGTGTTATGCTAAAACGTTTTTATATTGTAGACTTAAAACCTTAAATTATGATATTAATTCTATTTGATACTGCATAATATCAATTTTAGATGGGAATCGACCAATTTTCCTATCTCGAAAAATCAGTGAAAATTCACTTCCATTTTGAGGTGATTTTAACCAGTTATAGTGGAAAAGTAAAAATAACCTAATTATATATCATTCCTATGTACATGATAAAAAAAAGGTATTTGGATAGGCTTATTCTTTTAGGGTGGTCCTGTGCCTGTTATTCTTTTGCTTTTGGTCAAGATAAGGTGTTATCCGCGTCCGATAGTCTTAAGCTTCAGATTGGAACTTCGAAATTGGATTCTATATTCCAGATTAAAACGAGCCAAGTAAATCCAGTAGAGATAAAGAAACAAGCTTTATTACCTTATTCTTCCTTGCAGCAATACCTAAAAGGAAATAACACGGGGCTTTATGTAACGGAGTCGTCTGGCGAACCCGGAACCAAGCAGCCTATGTATATTCGAGGTATTTCGAGGGCACTGTTTTCTGATATGGACGTATTTCAGAACCAGCCACTGGTTGTTGTGGACGGAATTCCCTTGGTTGGAGAGCATCCCTTTGCTTATGCCGTTCAAACCTACAATCTAGAGCGCATTGGGCCTGCAACCAATTTATTAGCGAATATTAATATCGATATGGTTAAGTCTATTGAAGTATTAAAGGATGTTGCCGCGATTGCGATGTATGGTCCTAATGCTGCAAATGGAGCTATAGTTGTTCGTACGAAAGCGTATAAATCGGATAAGAGCAACCGGATAGCGGTCAACATGTATACGGGTTTGGCCGAGCGCCCCCATGTCACAACAATCAATGGTGAATACGAAAACAAGTTCAGAAAGCAATTTTATGATTTATATACCTCCAACGGCAAATATAATGATGGAGATTCATACCCCGTGTATTTAAGCGACTCGCTTAATATGAATTATTTTGGAAAATCCGATTGGACGGATTCGTATTACAATAGTGGTTTGGTTTACAATTTGAATGCAAATTTATCCGGTGGTGGGCCACGTGCAAATTTTCAATTTGCGGCAGGCTCAACACAGGATAAAGGCGTGGCTGATCAGGTAAAATTGAATAAGTACTATGCTTTGTTTGGACTGAATATGCGGCCGATGACTTGGCTGACCTTCTCCATGCAGGCAAATATAGCTCGGCTCGATCGCAATCGCAACCTGAATCTGCGCGATAGATTTGCCCAGTTAGCTTATTTTCCGGACCTGTCAGCACCCTTGTCCCCCAATAAGGAGGTCTACAATGAGTACCTGAGTTATTATAAAAAAGGCTTTGATAACAATAAGACGAACGTTGTGCAGGGCTACGGAAAGCTTCAATTTGATTTTGGAAATTTTCATTTTCTTTCGACAGGAATGCTCGATTATAATGAGGGTTATCGTGACCAATTCTACCACAGTAAGCTGATGGAATCCAATAATTTTGCTTCAAACTATTATGGATATAATCAGCGGGCGGTATTTGACAATAAAGCTTTTTACGACTGGAATGTAAACAGCGAACATAAATTAAACCTGCTAGTCGGCAATAGTTTGCAATGGGATACGTATCGCTACAACTATGCATATGCTTACAAAGGAGTAAATGATTTTATTAAGGTCAATCTGCTGGAAGACGATGCGCTAAATTCAAATTATCTCGAAGCTACAGCATATCCTAAAGCGCTTATATTTAAGTTTTTAGATCGCATCCGGCACAACTTGGTTTCCTTTTACGGAAAAGCGACTTATCATTATGGAAATAAGGTTGAAACATCGATTTTGCTGCGCTCTGACGGTTCATCGAATGCGCAGCCCGATGCCCGCTGGATTTTTACGCCTTCCTTGTCGGTCAATTGGAATATTAAAAATAGCTGGTTTAATACCAATCCAAACCTGAAAGATCTTACTGCCCGTTTTAGTGTTGGACGTATCGGGCTGGCCAATGTGTTTGATGATTTTGCGCAAGGCCCCAATTACGTTGCCCAAATGGGATTTACGGGTAATCAGCTTATTGCTGGCTATAATGCGATTGCGGGATTGGTGCGACCTTATGAATCGGGTTGGGTTGGTTATAATATTCCCTGGGCCTATATAGAC
The Sphingobacterium multivorum genome window above contains:
- a CDS encoding LacI family DNA-binding transcriptional regulator encodes the protein MAKSIKEIAQELNVSKSTVSLVINHKAERARISKELENRVLAYVEKVGYKPNALAKSLATGRSNTIGLIVENIGDSFFGPFALYVEELFRKKNYHVLYSSTLGDSQNARDIIDSMLEKKVEGIILAPTIDLEDYQRKILEHKVPLVVFDRNSPAVETHYVHIDNEESGKTACDHLKSIGCRNFGLVTIDSGQPQMLARKRAYLEFCEAYGMEPRILQLPYQHLKQKGTRMLKNWATKQPGLDGLFFTTNYLCILGLKALRSADENNYDFPMFSFDDHELFDLLNPKISCIQQPLEPLAKTCVKVLLKEIDQGISTPKEYIISTKLIRR
- a CDS encoding GH92 family glycosyl hydrolase, coding for MKKSISVFLGSLLSFGLFCAKPVLAQKFRGQQLEAVDLVNPLMGTESKFELSNGNTYPSIARPWGMNMWTPQTGKNGDGWQYQYTADKIRGLKQTHQPSPWMNDYGVFSIMPVTGKPVFDQEERASWFSHKAEIVKPYYYSVYLADHDVTAEMTPTDRAAMFRISFNKTEDAYIVLDAYEKGSEVQIIPEKNMIIGYSSKYARGPLPANFKNYFVLVFDQPFASVATWEGKEKKDGQLQIKGDHTGAIVGFKVKDKSKPVQVKVASSFISAEQALLNLNELGNKSFDQVKEDGRQIWNSTLGKIKVEGDDIDQLRTFYSTMYRTLFFPNKLYEIDAQGKVVHYSPYNGKTLPGYLFGGTGFWDTFRALYPFLNFMYPSINKEMQEGLLNAYLEGGFLPEWSSPGYADIMVGNNSASVVSDAYMKGLRGYDINKLYEALQHGANNEGPMSAVGRKGVDYYNSLGYVPYDVKINENAARTLEYAYDDFTIYQLAKALNRPKAEIDLYAKRAQNYKNLFDPSTNLMRGKNKDGKFQAPFNPLKWGDAFTEGNSWHYSWSVFHDVQGLIDLMGGEKTFVSMLDSVFVQSPDFDDSYYGGIIHEIREMQVANMGQYAHGNQPIQHMPYLYNYAGQPWKTQYWVRQVMDRMYKPTPDGYCGDEDNGQTSAWYVFSALGFYPVCPATDEYVLGAPLFKKATLTFENGKTLTIDAPKNSTENVYVNTLQMNGKDYGKNWLSHRALHEGGTLNFDMAAKPNYTRGASKNSAPYSMTTDLLTNIKLKSNKKK
- a CDS encoding basic secretory protein-like protein → MINLKNLKIVVTVFGLVYSCSLFAQDNWKHTENDRKVAVDIDSISKGGYTLIWINKDKDFSASLKERLVAAYFTNYPKLAKKYNKKTIKKVSFVIDPDYKGVAATAGGIVRYSPAWFAKNPGDIDVVTHEVMHIVQAYPDGAGPWWITEGIADFVRFDDGIDNAGANWKLPEYNEKQKYTDSYRITARFLYWINLHVKKDFVKKLDAAMRSKSYSDAFWKVETGKTIDELWADYSQNPTL
- a CDS encoding GH92 family glycosyl hydrolase, with protein sequence MNIRSLVFLGLISFPYLLKAQETKLVQYVKPLIGTAKMGHTFPGATVPFGAVQLSPDTDTLSYAVNGRYNGDVYKYCAGYQYDDPTIVGFSHTHFSGTGHSDLGDIQIMPTQGKVQLNPGTADRPQDGYRSSYSHANERAEANYYSVLLDKHQIKAELTTTTRVGLHRYTFKESDASHLIVDLTAGIYNYDGKNVWTVVKVLNDSTLVGYRQTNGWSRTRTVYFAIKTSKAFKNYGAKYEDGKSVYNGFWRKFDQQNNFPDLAAHNIKLHLDFDTKAQESILLKVALSPVSMKNALANMEAEAPDWNFDGYVKKGQEAWEKELHKIEAEMLNKEDLVNFYTAMYHASLMPTVYMDTNGEYKGLDQEVHRAKGFTNYTSFSLWDTYRAFHPLLNLINPSRNADIVASMMAHYDQSVLKMLPIWSHYANDNWCMSGYHSVSVIVDAILKGVYKGDAEAALAACVQTANARQYEGIGPYIDKGYVPADVSGTSVSNTLEYAYDDWCIAQLAKKLGKEDIYTTFSKRAESWKSLYDSSIGFMRPKSSAGKFQEKFDVLDTHGQGFIEGNSWNYSLYVPHQPTEMMALMGGHRRLESYLDSLFTMELPDKYFEHTEDITRDGIIGNYVHGNEPSHHVAYLYNITKSPWKTQARVRQIIRNQYHNGHAGLGGNDDCGQMSAWYLFTALGFYPVAPGEDSYWIGSPLVKSAKVNLENGRSLSIVARNQSEKNVYVKSVSLNGRKLADLLLPYSSIINGGELIFEMSNKPNK
- a CDS encoding SusC/RagA family TonB-linked outer membrane protein; this translates as MDRLILLGWSCACYSFAFGQDKVLSASDSLKLQIGTSKLDSIFQIKTSQVNPVEIKKQALLPYSSLQQYLKGNNTGLYVTESSGEPGTKQPMYIRGISRALFSDMDVFQNQPLVVVDGIPLVGEHPFAYAVQTYNLERIGPATNLLANINIDMVKSIEVLKDVAAIAMYGPNAANGAIVVRTKAYKSDKSNRIAVNMYTGLAERPHVTTINGEYENKFRKQFYDLYTSNGKYNDGDSYPVYLSDSLNMNYFGKSDWTDSYYNSGLVYNLNANLSGGGPRANFQFAAGSTQDKGVADQVKLNKYYALFGLNMRPMTWLTFSMQANIARLDRNRNLNLRDRFAQLAYFPDLSAPLSPNKEVYNEYLSYYKKGFDNNKTNVVQGYGKLQFDFGNFHFLSTGMLDYNEGYRDQFYHSKLMESNNFASNYYGYNQRAVFDNKAFYDWNVNSEHKLNLLVGNSLQWDTYRYNYAYAYKGVNDFIKVNLLEDDALNSNYLEATAYPKALIFKFLDRIRHNLVSFYGKATYHYGNKVETSILLRSDGSSNAQPDARWIFTPSLSVNWNIKNSWFNTNPNLKDLTARFSVGRIGLANVFDDFAQGPNYVAQMGFTGNQLIAGYNAIAGLVRPYESGWVGYNIPWAYIDQGNLGLDYAIQKKNFHVSLDVYVKQMKNQLINIPSYSEYGYKSSYAAGMNVQNIGTELTVGLDPIQSDNFKWSTALNVSHNQNKLKALPNGLDRLVIGNNLLEVGKPLDQYWLLSNEGIYKTDADVPQGMTYNAIQLRAGDPIWKDQNGDNTINDQDRKLQGHRLPAVFGNWYNNFVFGKWDIGVNMYYNIGRQLINQEMANRFDFINNEGAKNLEAVKEITYWEKRGDYSKYPLYNPWSTVIAYQADQDLFLENASFVKIRAITLGYNLTSLLAGRTQAIRNAYAYVSANNVATITSYSGVDPEIVDYTGYDIGSKMRIPRIYTLGIKVDF